Proteins found in one Halobaculum sp. MBLA0147 genomic segment:
- a CDS encoding PGF-pre-PGF domain-containing protein: MSTGADASTGADVRPARAVADTTAPTISNFVVTEVADDTIEVSFESDEQLTDVLVVVDDDEGFYTSLNEGTFTETDLGGSYEYVGTFTPATDTTYVAELGEAKDAAGNDGADGTTIRDQLTRDTTPPVLTQSNLTLSDATDGDGDVTDGDSVRVEATGVVDRTSTVENVTADLSAFGGSGNATLSNTGGDTYATTVTVDAAAADSDGSYAVSVYANDTDTPTNLASATSGGSLRLDTTPPSLSNLVLENATGVDPVGDGDTVRVAADVTDTGVGVDTVTADLSAFGAGTDVALTDGNTDGTYDATVTVDESQANADGSYTVGVTAADTLGTEGTATTGSLALNTEPDISGFSLTNVSTPDAQSVELSVDSSEQLGSIEVQVTGPDGQTVSEGVFTESGTGPYTYTATVELTADGDYTATLQTAADTSGLTKDGAAGETSSTTVDTTPPAVDPEPIAETEVVGGSETDATDGVVGDGDELRVAVAPTDATSGVDSGAVTADLSGVLGTGNDAVTLTDGDTDGTYDRTVTVDGDAAGVSDGAVTITATVADTEGVTNTTTVGTVTVDTTAPSLSGVSVTDEDADGTVVVGENVTVEATVTDGGAGVGRVTADLSTYGLGTRTLSNVGGDTYRVNLSATASGTDGATSVSLTGTDATGNANGDAQTGPAFDGGPPAFVGAATAADAIGVSDESGGDGVVGDGDQIRVAVELADTAGVSSVTANLSAFGAGSAVSLDDGDGDDTYDGTVTVDRTQAASDGDYAVDVTATDTEGQTREVTSTATLSLDSTRPTISGLRLVDATDGDGAVKPGDEVLVEVAAADATSTIDVTADLGAYGLGSSVGLTVDSADGNYTTTETVGASATAGDRSVTVTVEDAETNTRTDTTGTLLVDATAPSVTGVTVDDGVDAGTPDDGIVAAGDSVTLTATVTDGGSGVATGGVTLAGSTTAALGVGSVTLTDGNDDDTYEATVDVGSNAEPTDGSVAVNVTAGDVADNVGSDDSRTLTVDATAPTVANVTVVDARNADGVVTDGDDVRVRANVTDTPPGTAVDTVTVDLSGLGLGGAVSLSPQGGTEYATTTQPVDGDAGGASDGAVTVGVTATDGAANAATNDSVTVTLDTVPPTVSGVTVTSGDGADATVRDGETVTVAADLDGTGSAVESVDADLSALGAGTVSLTDDDEDGTYQTTATVDAATAASDGSVTVDVTGTDAARLSGTDGADVTLDTTDPAVQSVTLTESDTVGDDDTLRGGETLTLTVEATDTTAGLDASAVTADLSPLGGASEATLSPVGGQPDTYRTSVTVSDSGATEGDVTLAVTVADGANNTASRTPTVTVDTTPPTVGAVTLTDGDTDGDVTDGESLTVTASPSDPGGDATGVAPTTVTATLSGLLGAGHDAVTLTDGDTDGTYQTTVTVDADATGVTDGSVSVAVAASDRANNTATAASTTTLDATPPTVASVSVTAVDGDTVVGGTEAVASDGERVTVAVDATDATAGLASDAVTADLSGLNGTADVPLTDGDGDDVYDTTVTVDTGVGAVSAGSTAVDVTVTDREGLTRTATGVVTVDTAPPRVRRATVADTGDGDPADDDGTAGDGFLAGDESVRVAVNATDALAGAPGTAVGGVASVTADLSPFGGDAAVDLSDGDGDGVYDATASVDTSAPGVSDGTRTVDVTVTDATGTTTTTATDGDLTLDTTRPTVSDVRVRDATDADGTVTGGDTVRVTATVTDATAGLPAPSAPTDAVTADLAAVGAGTVVLSDPDGDDVYVGTATVDASAAGTDGAVAGSVTVAATDRSGQRRTATPPASETLALDTTGPAVSGLQLTDETDADGRVGANDTVRIRARLSDQTAVVSPTATVDGLGVGTVALSDPDGDDVYVGTATVDASVADSEGTYPVTLTVADGVGHTTTAGGTGGPTLVLDTAPTVTRVNATNTDGREITVRVSVDERVDTGSGDLVVEVVGPSATTLRLDDFGRTDATVAAPFEYVATWEAPSDGDYVARVLTAADAEGTDGATGTVDAVGVGDGNASNDPVVQPIVVRPSTGGDDTNEESSTDGATETETNGSDSVSNATSVANATVRTETVTTERTFVDDGADVRVDPSNASTVDVRVTQARRGQRVTAPVGAGTNETIFVESVGLSVNDTAYGLRTTVSPTPPAALTAVNTSAGDGTTASGAATTTPDGSNDTSATTTANRTNQTETGDTTTGDDATTGDAPTGGATDDDRTTGRVLGYLNVRHAVPDDQIGSVGFQFSVTAERLRAAGVAPDDVRLFRFHDGEWVALATAHVGRDAGRHRFRAVSPGLSVFAVGTDTGRARVTATSLNRSRVATGEPVALSVTLANDGVAEARRTLRLRVDGATVAVRSVIVAGGETRTVSFRRQFGAPGDRRLALGETVVGTVTVESTATPTPSPTPTPTPSPTPTVTATPTRTPSPTATTTASPTATTTPTPEWLDGGATNALVVLLTGVLLVVGGLYYRERRR; encoded by the coding sequence GTGAGTACGGGAGCCGACGCGAGTACGGGTGCCGACGTGCGACCTGCGAGGGCGGTCGCGGACACGACGGCACCGACGATCTCGAACTTCGTCGTCACGGAGGTCGCCGACGACACGATCGAGGTCAGCTTCGAGAGTGACGAGCAGTTGACGGACGTTCTCGTGGTCGTCGACGACGACGAGGGGTTCTACACGTCGCTGAACGAAGGTACGTTCACCGAGACGGATCTGGGCGGCAGCTACGAGTACGTCGGAACGTTCACACCCGCGACGGACACGACGTACGTCGCGGAACTCGGGGAGGCGAAAGACGCTGCGGGGAACGACGGCGCCGACGGGACGACGATCAGAGACCAACTCACCCGCGACACCACGCCGCCGGTGCTCACACAGTCGAACCTCACGCTGTCGGACGCGACGGACGGCGACGGCGACGTGACCGACGGCGACTCGGTGCGGGTTGAGGCGACGGGTGTCGTGGACCGGACCTCGACCGTCGAGAACGTCACCGCCGACCTGTCGGCGTTCGGCGGGTCGGGGAACGCGACGCTGTCGAACACCGGCGGTGACACGTACGCGACGACCGTCACCGTCGACGCCGCGGCGGCCGACTCGGACGGGAGCTACGCCGTCTCGGTCTACGCGAACGACACGGACACACCGACGAACCTCGCGAGCGCGACCAGCGGCGGGTCGCTCCGACTCGACACCACGCCGCCGTCGCTGTCGAATCTCGTGTTGGAGAACGCCACGGGGGTGGATCCAGTCGGTGACGGGGACACGGTGCGTGTCGCGGCCGACGTGACGGACACCGGCGTCGGCGTCGACACCGTCACTGCCGACCTGTCGGCGTTCGGTGCCGGCACCGACGTGGCACTCACCGACGGGAACACCGACGGCACCTACGACGCGACCGTCACCGTCGACGAGTCACAGGCGAACGCCGACGGGAGTTACACCGTCGGCGTGACGGCCGCCGACACGCTCGGCACCGAGGGGACGGCGACGACCGGGAGCCTGGCGTTGAACACGGAGCCGGACATCTCTGGGTTCTCGCTGACGAACGTCTCGACTCCAGACGCACAGAGCGTCGAACTCTCCGTCGACAGCTCCGAGCAGCTCGGCTCGATCGAGGTCCAGGTGACCGGACCGGACGGCCAGACGGTCTCGGAGGGGGTCTTCACGGAGAGCGGGACGGGACCGTACACGTACACGGCGACCGTCGAGTTGACGGCGGACGGTGACTACACCGCGACGCTCCAGACCGCCGCCGACACGAGCGGCCTGACGAAGGACGGTGCGGCGGGTGAGACGAGTAGCACCACCGTCGACACCACGCCACCGGCGGTCGATCCGGAACCGATCGCGGAGACGGAGGTCGTCGGCGGGTCGGAGACGGACGCGACGGACGGTGTCGTCGGTGACGGCGACGAACTGCGCGTGGCGGTCGCGCCGACCGACGCCACGAGCGGCGTCGACTCCGGCGCGGTGACGGCGGACCTCTCGGGCGTGCTCGGGACGGGCAACGACGCCGTCACGCTCACCGACGGTGACACCGACGGGACCTACGACAGGACGGTGACGGTCGACGGCGACGCCGCCGGCGTGAGCGACGGGGCGGTGACGATCACGGCGACGGTCGCGGACACCGAGGGTGTGACGAACACGACGACGGTCGGGACGGTCACCGTCGACACGACGGCGCCGTCGCTCTCGGGCGTCTCCGTGACCGACGAAGACGCCGACGGCACCGTGGTGGTCGGGGAGAACGTCACCGTCGAAGCGACCGTGACGGACGGCGGCGCGGGTGTCGGGCGCGTCACGGCGGACCTCTCGACGTACGGACTCGGGACGAGGACGCTGTCGAACGTCGGCGGAGACACGTACCGGGTGAACCTGTCGGCGACGGCGAGCGGGACCGACGGTGCGACGAGCGTGAGCCTGACCGGGACGGACGCGACCGGAAACGCGAACGGCGACGCCCAGACCGGCCCGGCCTTCGACGGTGGGCCGCCGGCGTTCGTCGGCGCCGCGACGGCCGCCGACGCGATCGGGGTCTCGGACGAGTCCGGCGGCGACGGGGTCGTCGGCGACGGCGACCAGATCCGTGTGGCCGTCGAACTCGCGGACACGGCCGGCGTGTCGTCGGTCACAGCGAACCTCTCGGCGTTCGGCGCCGGATCGGCAGTGTCACTCGACGACGGAGACGGCGACGACACCTACGACGGTACCGTCACGGTCGACCGCACACAGGCGGCGTCGGACGGCGACTACGCCGTCGACGTGACCGCGACGGACACGGAGGGACAGACACGCGAGGTGACGAGTACGGCGACGTTGAGTCTCGACTCCACGCGCCCGACGATCTCCGGACTCCGGCTCGTCGACGCGACCGACGGCGACGGTGCGGTGAAGCCGGGCGACGAGGTGCTCGTCGAGGTCGCGGCCGCCGACGCGACGAGTACGATCGACGTGACCGCCGACCTCGGGGCGTACGGACTCGGGAGTAGCGTCGGACTGACGGTCGACTCGGCCGACGGGAACTACACGACGACGGAGACGGTCGGCGCGAGTGCGACGGCGGGCGACCGGTCGGTGACGGTCACCGTTGAGGACGCGGAGACGAACACGCGGACGGACACCACCGGGACATTGCTGGTCGACGCGACCGCACCCAGCGTCACCGGCGTGACGGTCGACGACGGTGTCGACGCCGGGACACCCGACGACGGAATCGTGGCTGCCGGCGACAGTGTCACGCTCACCGCCACGGTGACGGACGGAGGCAGCGGCGTCGCGACGGGCGGGGTGACACTCGCCGGGTCCACCACGGCCGCACTCGGTGTCGGGAGTGTCACGCTCACCGACGGCAACGACGACGACACCTACGAGGCGACGGTCGACGTGGGGTCGAACGCCGAGCCGACGGACGGCTCGGTGGCGGTGAACGTCACCGCCGGGGACGTGGCCGACAACGTCGGCTCGGACGACAGTCGGACGCTGACGGTCGACGCCACGGCACCGACGGTGGCGAACGTGACAGTCGTCGACGCGCGGAACGCGGACGGCGTCGTGACCGACGGCGACGACGTGCGCGTCCGGGCGAACGTCACCGACACACCGCCTGGGACCGCCGTCGACACGGTGACCGTCGACCTCTCCGGCCTCGGACTCGGTGGCGCAGTGTCGTTGTCGCCACAGGGAGGAACCGAGTACGCGACCACGACACAGCCCGTCGACGGCGACGCCGGCGGCGCGAGCGACGGTGCGGTGACGGTGGGAGTGACGGCGACGGACGGTGCCGCGAACGCGGCGACGAACGACTCGGTGACGGTGACACTCGACACCGTCCCGCCGACGGTGTCGGGCGTGACGGTCACGAGCGGCGACGGCGCCGACGCGACCGTGCGCGACGGCGAGACCGTCACCGTCGCGGCAGACCTGGACGGCACCGGTTCGGCCGTCGAGAGCGTCGACGCGGACCTCTCTGCCCTCGGTGCGGGGACCGTCTCGCTGACCGACGACGACGAGGACGGGACGTACCAGACGACCGCGACGGTGGACGCGGCGACGGCCGCGAGTGACGGCTCGGTGACGGTGGACGTGACTGGAACCGACGCCGCGCGACTGAGTGGGACAGACGGGGCAGACGTGACGCTCGACACGACGGACCCGGCGGTCCAGTCGGTGACACTGACGGAGAGTGACACGGTCGGAGACGACGACACGCTCCGCGGAGGCGAGACGCTCACTCTCACCGTCGAGGCGACGGACACGACGGCCGGACTCGACGCGAGTGCGGTGACGGCGGACCTGTCACCACTCGGCGGCGCGAGCGAGGCGACACTCTCTCCCGTCGGCGGCCAGCCGGACACCTACCGGACGAGTGTCACGGTCTCCGACTCCGGCGCCACGGAGGGCGACGTGACACTCGCCGTCACCGTCGCAGACGGCGCGAACAACACCGCGAGTCGGACACCGACGGTGACGGTCGACACCACACCCCCGACGGTCGGAGCGGTGACGCTCACCGACGGCGACACCGACGGGGACGTGACCGACGGCGAGAGCCTGACGGTGACTGCGAGCCCGTCCGACCCCGGCGGGGACGCGACTGGGGTGGCTCCCACGACCGTGACGGCGACCCTCTCCGGGCTGCTCGGTGCCGGACACGACGCCGTGACACTCACCGACGGCGACACCGACGGGACGTACCAGACGACCGTCACGGTCGACGCGGACGCGACCGGCGTGACCGACGGGTCGGTGTCGGTGGCCGTCGCCGCGAGCGACCGGGCGAACAACACCGCCACCGCCGCGTCGACGACCACGCTCGACGCGACACCGCCGACGGTCGCGAGCGTCTCCGTGACGGCCGTCGACGGCGACACGGTCGTCGGGGGGACCGAGGCCGTGGCGAGTGACGGCGAGCGAGTGACTGTCGCCGTCGACGCGACCGACGCGACCGCGGGACTGGCGTCGGACGCGGTCACGGCGGACCTCTCGGGGCTGAACGGCACCGCCGACGTGCCCCTCACCGACGGTGACGGCGACGACGTGTACGACACCACCGTCACGGTCGACACGGGTGTCGGAGCGGTCTCGGCCGGCAGCACCGCAGTCGACGTGACCGTCACCGACCGCGAGGGACTGACGAGGACCGCGACCGGCGTCGTGACCGTCGACACGGCGCCCCCACGTGTTCGACGGGCGACCGTCGCCGACACCGGCGACGGCGACCCCGCAGACGACGACGGCACCGCAGGAGACGGCTTCCTCGCGGGCGACGAGTCCGTGCGTGTCGCGGTGAACGCCACGGACGCGCTCGCCGGAGCACCCGGGACGGCAGTCGGCGGCGTGGCGAGTGTGACGGCGGACCTCTCGCCGTTCGGCGGTGACGCCGCCGTCGACCTCTCCGACGGCGACGGCGACGGGGTGTACGACGCGACCGCCTCCGTCGACACGTCCGCGCCGGGTGTGAGCGACGGCACGAGGACCGTCGACGTGACCGTGACCGACGCGACGGGGACGACGACGACCACGGCGACCGACGGCGATCTGACGCTCGACACGACACGCCCGACCGTGTCGGACGTACGCGTCCGCGACGCGACGGACGCCGACGGCACCGTCACCGGCGGCGACACGGTACGGGTGACTGCGACCGTGACGGACGCGACGGCCGGGTTACCGGCACCGAGTGCACCGACGGACGCCGTGACGGCCGATCTCGCCGCCGTCGGCGCCGGGACGGTCGTCCTCTCGGACCCGGACGGCGACGACGTGTACGTCGGCACTGCGACGGTCGACGCGAGTGCGGCGGGCACCGACGGCGCCGTCGCCGGGAGCGTCACCGTCGCCGCGACGGATCGGTCGGGGCAGCGCCGGACCGCGACCCCACCGGCGAGCGAGACGCTGGCACTCGACACGACGGGCCCGGCGGTCTCGGGCCTCCAGTTGACCGACGAGACGGACGCGGACGGGCGTGTCGGGGCGAACGACACCGTGCGGATCCGTGCGCGACTGTCGGACCAGACGGCGGTCGTGTCGCCGACGGCGACGGTCGACGGACTCGGTGTCGGGACGGTCGCGTTGTCGGACCCGGACGGCGACGACGTGTACGTCGGCACCGCGACGGTCGACGCGAGTGTCGCCGACAGTGAGGGGACGTACCCCGTCACACTCACCGTCGCAGACGGGGTCGGCCACACGACGACCGCGGGTGGGACCGGTGGGCCGACGCTCGTCCTCGACACTGCCCCGACGGTGACGCGAGTGAACGCGACGAACACGGACGGACGAGAGATCACGGTCCGCGTGTCGGTCGACGAACGAGTCGACACGGGCAGCGGTGACCTCGTCGTGGAGGTCGTCGGCCCGTCCGCGACGACGTTACGACTCGACGACTTCGGCAGGACCGACGCGACGGTCGCAGCGCCGTTCGAGTACGTCGCGACCTGGGAGGCGCCCTCCGACGGCGACTACGTCGCCAGAGTCCTCACCGCCGCCGACGCCGAGGGGACCGACGGGGCGACCGGCACCGTCGACGCCGTCGGGGTCGGCGACGGCAACGCGTCGAACGACCCGGTCGTGCAGCCGATCGTGGTCAGACCGTCGACCGGCGGCGACGACACGAACGAGGAGTCGTCGACGGACGGTGCGACGGAGACGGAGACGAACGGGAGCGACTCGGTGTCGAACGCGACGAGCGTCGCCAACGCGACCGTCCGTACCGAGACCGTGACGACCGAACGGACGTTCGTCGACGACGGCGCCGACGTGCGCGTCGACCCGTCGAACGCGTCGACGGTCGACGTGCGCGTCACGCAGGCTCGCCGCGGACAACGGGTCACCGCGCCCGTCGGTGCCGGCACGAACGAGACGATCTTCGTCGAGTCCGTCGGCCTGTCGGTGAACGACACCGCGTACGGCCTCCGGACGACCGTCTCTCCGACGCCCCCCGCGGCGCTCACCGCGGTGAACACGTCCGCCGGGGACGGGACCACCGCGAGTGGTGCCGCGACTACCACGCCGGATGGCTCGAACGACACGAGCGCGACCACCACCGCGAACCGCACGAACCAGACCGAGACGGGAGACACGACGACCGGTGACGACGCGACGACTGGCGACGCGCCGACGGGTGGCGCCACGGACGACGACCGGACGACCGGGCGGGTGCTCGGCTACCTCAACGTCCGACACGCGGTGCCCGACGACCAGATCGGCTCCGTCGGGTTCCAGTTCTCCGTCACGGCCGAACGCCTGCGGGCGGCCGGGGTGGCACCCGACGACGTACGACTGTTCCGCTTCCACGACGGCGAGTGGGTCGCACTGGCGACCGCACACGTCGGTCGAGACGCGGGTCGTCACCGCTTCCGAGCCGTCTCGCCGGGGCTCTCGGTGTTCGCCGTCGGGACCGACACGGGCCGGGCACGTGTCACCGCGACCAGTCTGAACCGCAGTCGCGTCGCGACCGGCGAGCCCGTGGCGCTGTCCGTCACCCTCGCGAACGACGGCGTCGCCGAGGCACGCCGGACGCTCCGGCTCCGTGTCGACGGCGCCACCGTCGCTGTCCGGAGCGTGATCGTCGCTGGCGGTGAGACTCGGACGGTGTCGTTCCGGCGGCAGTTCGGTGCCCCCGGCGACCGCCGCCTCGCACTCGGCGAGACGGTCGTCGGCACGGTGACGGTCGAGTCGACCGCGACGCCGACACCGTCTCCGACCCCGACCCCGACGCCGAGTCCGACACCGACTGTCACTGCGACGCCGACTCGCACGCCGTCCCCGACGGCGACCACGACGGCGTCGCCGACTGCGACCACGACACCGACACCCGAGTGGCTCGACGGCGGGGCGACGAACGCGCTCGTGGTGCTGTTGACCGGCGTACTGCTCGTCGTCGGCGGTCTGTACTACCGCGAACGCCGACGCTGA
- the aroA gene encoding 3-phosphoshikimate 1-carboxyvinyltransferase, which translates to MDAHVAPSRVAGRVHAPPSKSYTHRALLAAGYGEGTVVEDPLYSADPVATGRAVAAFGGDVTWDDAAGEAHVEGFAGRPETPADVIDCGNSGTTMRLAAAAGGLADGLVVLTGDESLRSRPQGPLLDALADLDGRGESTRGNGQAPLVVGDGVAGGTVSIPGDVSSQFVTALLMAGGVTESGIEIDLETELKSAPYVEITRELLADFGVETERTAAGFAVPGGQTYAADRYAVPGDFSSISYPLAAGAVAADEEPVVIEGARPSAQGDTAIVDVLDRMGGDVSWDRSAGELTVARAPLSGVEVSVADTPDLLPTIAVLGAVADGETRIVDAEHVRYKETDRVAAMAEALDRLGASVTEEPDALHVHGDDSALTGATLDGRGDHRLVMAFAVAGLVADGETTIRGAEHVDVSFPGFFDALSALGADVSTTE; encoded by the coding sequence ATGGACGCACACGTCGCTCCCTCGCGCGTCGCCGGACGGGTCCACGCGCCGCCCTCGAAGAGTTACACCCACCGCGCGCTGTTGGCCGCCGGCTACGGCGAGGGGACGGTCGTCGAAGACCCACTGTACAGTGCCGACCCCGTCGCCACCGGGCGCGCGGTCGCGGCCTTCGGTGGCGACGTGACGTGGGACGACGCGGCCGGCGAGGCACACGTCGAGGGGTTCGCCGGGCGCCCGGAGACACCCGCCGACGTGATCGACTGTGGCAACTCCGGGACGACGATGCGACTCGCGGCCGCCGCGGGCGGGCTCGCCGACGGCCTCGTCGTCCTCACGGGCGACGAGTCGCTCCGCTCGCGCCCGCAGGGCCCGCTGCTCGACGCGCTCGCGGACCTCGACGGCCGTGGAGAGTCCACTCGCGGGAACGGGCAGGCACCCCTCGTCGTCGGGGACGGTGTCGCCGGCGGAACCGTCTCGATCCCGGGTGACGTGTCCTCGCAGTTCGTCACCGCACTGCTGATGGCCGGTGGCGTCACCGAGTCCGGGATCGAGATCGATCTGGAGACGGAGCTGAAGTCCGCCCCGTACGTCGAGATCACGCGCGAACTGCTCGCGGACTTCGGTGTCGAGACCGAGCGGACGGCCGCCGGCTTCGCCGTCCCCGGCGGACAGACGTACGCGGCCGACCGTTACGCCGTTCCGGGCGACTTCTCGTCGATCTCGTACCCGTTGGCCGCCGGTGCGGTCGCGGCCGACGAAGAGCCGGTCGTGATCGAGGGAGCCCGCCCGAGCGCGCAGGGCGACACGGCGATCGTCGACGTGCTCGACCGGATGGGCGGCGACGTGTCGTGGGATCGGTCGGCCGGCGAGTTGACCGTCGCCCGCGCGCCGCTGTCGGGTGTCGAGGTGAGTGTGGCGGACACGCCGGACCTGTTGCCGACGATCGCCGTCTTGGGTGCCGTCGCGGACGGGGAGACGCGGATCGTCGACGCGGAGCACGTCCGCTACAAGGAGACGGACCGCGTGGCGGCGATGGCGGAGGCGTTGGACCGACTCGGCGCGAGCGTCACCGAGGAGCCGGACGCGCTACACGTCCACGGCGACGACTCCGCGTTGACGGGGGCGACACTCGACGGTCGCGGCGACCACCGGCTCGTGATGGCGTTCGCGGTGGCGGGGCTCGTCGCCGACGGGGAGACGACGATCCGCGGTGCCGAACACGTCGACGTGTCGTTCCCCGGCTTCTTCGACGCCCTGTCGGCGCTCGGCGCGGACGTGTCGACGACCGAGTGA
- the fen gene encoding flap endonuclease-1, which yields MGNADLRDVAVIEDVSFDDVSGVVAVDAHNWLYRYLTTTVRFTADEAYTTADGREVANLIGIVQGVPKFFEHDLTPVFVFDGGVTDLKADEVERRREQREAAEERKEAAEARGDAVEAARLDAQTQRLTDTIQETSRELLRLLDVPVVEAPAEGEAQAAHMNATGTADYVGSEDYDVLLFGGPCTLRQLTSSGDPELMDLAATLDRHEITREQLIDVAMLCGTDFNEGVSGVGPKTAVKLVREHGDLFGALRAEDAEVANADRVRSFFRDPPVADVSVDTSVTPDVDAAREYVVAEWGVAADEVDAGFDRIEDALTQTGLDDWT from the coding sequence ATGGGAAACGCAGACCTCCGCGACGTGGCGGTCATCGAGGACGTGTCGTTCGACGACGTGTCCGGGGTGGTGGCGGTCGACGCGCACAACTGGCTGTACCGGTACCTGACGACCACCGTCCGGTTCACCGCCGACGAGGCGTACACCACCGCCGACGGGAGGGAGGTCGCGAACCTGATCGGCATCGTCCAGGGGGTGCCGAAGTTCTTCGAACACGACCTCACGCCGGTGTTCGTCTTCGACGGTGGTGTCACGGACCTCAAGGCCGACGAGGTCGAGCGCCGCCGCGAGCAGCGCGAGGCCGCCGAGGAACGGAAGGAAGCGGCCGAAGCGCGCGGTGACGCCGTCGAGGCCGCGCGGCTCGACGCCCAGACACAGCGGCTCACCGACACGATCCAGGAGACCTCGCGCGAACTGCTCCGACTGCTCGACGTGCCGGTCGTCGAAGCACCCGCCGAGGGGGAGGCACAGGCGGCCCACATGAACGCGACCGGCACTGCCGACTACGTCGGGAGCGAGGACTACGACGTGTTGCTGTTCGGCGGCCCGTGCACGCTCCGGCAGCTCACCTCCTCTGGCGACCCGGAACTGATGGACCTCGCCGCGACGCTGGACCGCCACGAGATCACCCGCGAACAGCTGATCGACGTGGCGATGCTGTGCGGGACGGACTTCAACGAGGGCGTCTCCGGCGTCGGGCCGAAGACCGCGGTGAAGCTGGTCCGCGAACACGGCGACCTCTTCGGCGCGTTGCGTGCCGAGGACGCCGAGGTCGCGAACGCCGACCGCGTCCGCTCGTTCTTCCGCGACCCGCCCGTCGCGGACGTGTCCGTCGACACGTCGGTGACGCCGGACGTGGACGCCGCCCGCGAGTACGTCGTCGCGGAGTGGGGCGTCGCGGCCGACGAGGTCGACGCGGGGTTCGACCGCATCGAGGACGCCCTCACCCAGACCGGACTGGACGACTGGACCTGA
- a CDS encoding MBL fold metallo-hydrolase: protein MKRIRLHNEEFEGENDVYVLDDGTETVLVDAGAAMDTVRSDLEDGLATLDRTLADVDAVVLTHWHHDHAGLAGEIQRRSGATVYAHEADAPLIAGTETSPLDAAAAREETLREWGVPEEPRAELADFVAAHLDLAGEDVDVTPLTDGDTVSAAGVELEAVHLPGHAAGLTAYATSLAELRATTGDDADAWRADGDDGNDLAAASRDDGATGEPPDGEALFVGDAILPVYTPNVGGADVRVEGPLAAYADSLVRLAARAPVVAFPGHRDPITDPVERAATILEHHRDRTRNVVDALATLGPSTPWEVSAELFGDLAAIHILHGPGEAYAHLDHLAAHGVAERDGRRYELVDTEADVDVDGLFPTIDAVEDDTAADDHS, encoded by the coding sequence GTGAAGCGGATTCGGCTCCACAACGAGGAGTTCGAGGGCGAGAACGACGTGTACGTCCTCGACGACGGGACGGAGACGGTACTGGTCGACGCCGGCGCGGCGATGGACACCGTCCGGAGTGACCTCGAAGACGGGTTGGCGACGCTCGACCGCACGCTGGCGGACGTGGACGCCGTCGTCCTCACCCACTGGCACCACGACCACGCCGGACTGGCGGGGGAGATCCAGCGGCGCTCGGGCGCGACCGTCTACGCCCACGAGGCGGACGCGCCGCTGATCGCCGGGACGGAGACCTCGCCGTTGGACGCCGCGGCGGCCCGCGAGGAGACGCTCCGCGAGTGGGGCGTCCCCGAAGAGCCGCGCGCAGAACTGGCCGACTTCGTCGCCGCACACCTCGATCTGGCCGGCGAGGACGTGGACGTGACGCCGCTGACCGACGGCGACACGGTCTCCGCCGCCGGTGTCGAGCTGGAGGCGGTCCACCTCCCCGGTCACGCCGCCGGGTTGACCGCCTACGCGACCTCGTTGGCAGAGTTGCGCGCGACCACCGGCGACGACGCTGACGCGTGGCGCGCGGACGGCGACGACGGCAACGACCTCGCAGCGGCGTCACGCGACGACGGAGCCACCGGCGAGCCGCCCGACGGCGAGGCGCTGTTCGTCGGCGACGCGATTCTCCCGGTGTACACCCCGAACGTCGGCGGCGCGGACGTGCGCGTCGAGGGGCCGCTGGCGGCGTACGCCGACAGTCTCGTCCGCCTCGCCGCGCGAGCGCCGGTCGTCGCGTTCCCGGGCCACCGCGACCCGATCACCGACCCCGTCGAGCGCGCGGCGACGATCCTGGAACACCACCGCGACCGCACGCGGAACGTCGTCGACGCGCTCGCGACGCTCGGGCCGTCGACACCGTGGGAGGTGTCCGCAGAGTTGTTCGGCGACCTCGCGGCGATCCACATCCTCCACGGCCCCGGCGAGGCGTACGCACACCTCGACCACCTCGCGGCCCACGGCGTCGCCGAGCGCGACGGCCGTCGGTACGAACTCGTCGACACCGAGGCAGACGTGGACGTGGACGGGTTGTTCCCGACGATCGACGCGGTCGAGGACGACACGGCCGCCGACGACCACTCGTAG